One Hermetia illucens chromosome 4, iHerIll2.2.curated.20191125, whole genome shotgun sequence DNA segment encodes these proteins:
- the LOC119654983 gene encoding suppressor protein SRP40-like, translated as MKFLPILIVACAILVPLAWARYASDLENVEYSPGSKLLSRVRRQGSSSDSSSDSSSDSSSASSSDSSSDSSSDSSSASSSDSSSDSSSDSSSASSSDSSSDSSSDSSSDSSSDSSSDSSSDSSSDSSSDSSTDSSTDSSSDSSTDSSSDSSSDSSSASSSDSSTSSSGDSGSSSTSGSGSTGTSTKKKMKIKFKHIRFRKIRIPRRKRRRHGGSKKRKHRPIRRRVVRRRGGRRRSGGRHVVFRPGTGGLRRRKMGGKSAGKK; from the exons ATGAAATTTCTACCGATATTAATAGTGGCCTGTGCGATACTAGTCCCACTCGCATGGGCTAGGTACGCTTCTGACCTGGAAAAT GTCGAATATTCACCAGGCAGCAAACTTTTGAGCAGGGTTCGCCGGCAAGGTTCCAGCAGTGACTCATCCAGCGATTCATCTTCAGACTCATCGAGCGCGTCATCCTCAGACTCAAGCTCAGACTCATCGAGTGATTCAAGCTCAGCTTCATCAAGTGATTCGTCCTCAGACTCATCGAGTGATTCAAGCTCAGCTTCATCAAGTGATTCATCCTCAGACTCATCAAGCGATTCGTCCTCAGATTCGAGTTCAGACTCGAGCTCAGACTCATCAAGTGATTCAAGCTCAGATTCGTCAAGTGATTCAAGTACAGATTCTTCAACCGATTCAAGCTCAGATTCATCGACTGATTCAAGTTCGGATTCATCAAGTGATTCAAGTTCAGCCTCATCAAGCGATTCATCCACATCATCCTCGGGGGATTCAGGATCAAGTAGTACCAGCGGGTCTGGTTCAACCGGAACCAGTACcaagaaaaagatgaaaatcaaATTCAAGCATATACGTTTCCGTAAAATACGCATCCCAAGACGTAAGAGACGCCGACATGGAGGAAGCAAGAAACGAAAGCACCGACCGATCCGAAGAAGGGTGGTTCGACGTCGTGGCGGAAGACGGCGTAGTGGTGGAAGGCACGTAGTTTTCAGACCAGGGACAGGTGGGTTGCGAAGGAGGAAAATGGGTGGCAAATCAGCTGGCAAAAAGTAA